A section of the Methanococcus vannielii SB genome encodes:
- a CDS encoding double-cubane-cluster-containing anaerobic reductase, with amino-acid sequence MDGLKSIDELNNAFSKRRDELYGQKNDGKKVFGLFCTFVPTELILAADAIPVGLCGGKEVTIPSAEEDLPRNICPLIKSSYGFKKDKACPYIEASDIIIGETTCDGKKKMFEHMSEMVKLHVMQLPHFRDERSAKLWLEEVRDLKELIEEETGNKITEEKLKEAIDKVNKLRELFYKVYELRRNKISPIKGTDALKLFQMSYLLDINTITGIIENLINELEERVENNEGYSGKRILIAGCPMVAGNTKIPEIVENIGGVVVGEESCTGTRQFENYVEGYSIEDLSSRYFKIPCACTYSNEDRIKRLKELVDEQKADGVIYYTLQNCHTFNIEGALVEKKLKEVGIPIVRIETDYSESDKEQIKTRLEAFLEMI; translated from the coding sequence ATGGATGGTTTAAAGTCGATTGATGAATTAAATAATGCATTTTCAAAAAGAAGGGATGAATTATACGGTCAAAAAAATGATGGAAAAAAGGTATTCGGATTGTTTTGTACATTTGTACCTACTGAATTAATTTTAGCAGCTGATGCAATTCCGGTTGGACTTTGTGGTGGGAAAGAAGTGACAATTCCTTCAGCAGAAGAAGATTTACCGAGAAATATTTGCCCTTTAATCAAATCATCATATGGATTTAAAAAAGACAAAGCCTGCCCATACATTGAAGCTTCTGACATTATTATTGGAGAAACTACTTGTGATGGAAAGAAAAAAATGTTTGAACACATGTCTGAAATGGTAAAACTGCATGTTATGCAATTGCCACATTTTAGAGATGAAAGATCTGCTAAATTATGGTTGGAAGAAGTAAGGGATTTAAAAGAACTAATTGAAGAAGAAACAGGGAACAAAATTACTGAAGAAAAGTTAAAAGAAGCCATTGATAAAGTAAATAAGTTAAGAGAATTGTTTTATAAGGTTTATGAACTTAGGAGAAATAAAATAAGCCCTATAAAGGGAACTGACGCTTTAAAATTATTCCAAATGTCTTATCTTTTAGATATAAATACGATTACTGGAATTATTGAAAATTTAATTAATGAACTCGAAGAAAGAGTTGAAAATAATGAAGGTTACTCTGGAAAAAGAATATTAATTGCAGGATGCCCAATGGTTGCTGGAAACACCAAAATTCCAGAAATAGTCGAAAATATCGGTGGAGTAGTCGTTGGAGAAGAATCATGTACCGGAACTAGGCAGTTTGAAAATTATGTTGAAGGATACTCAATTGAAGATTTATCTAGCCGATATTTTAAAATTCCTTGTGCTTGCACCTATAGTAATGAAGATAGAATTAAAAGACTCAAGGAATTAGTAGATGAACAGAAAGCAGATGGCGTAATATACTATACTCTTCAAAACTGTCATACTTTTAATATTGAAGGAGCATTAGTCGAGAAAAAATTAAAAGAAGTGGGTATACCAATAGTAAGAATAGAAACCGATTATTCTGAAAGCGATAAAGAACAGATAAAAACAAGGCTTGAAGCATTTTTAGAAATGATTTAA
- a CDS encoding acetate uptake transporter, whose amino-acid sequence MQEQNTAIRDTTANPAPLGLMGFGITTVLLNLHNVGLFDIGSMILAMGIFYGGLSQVIVGIMEWKKGNTFGTLAFTSYGLFWLSLVGILVMPKLGIANPSSPTEMAFYLAMWGIFTLGMFFGTFKANRALQFVFGSLTLLFFLLAAGDITGSSQITTIAGVVGIICGSSAIYTGFAEVLNETYKKTVLPLFSVK is encoded by the coding sequence ATGCAAGAACAAAATACCGCAATAAGAGATACTACTGCAAACCCTGCTCCTTTAGGACTTATGGGCTTTGGAATTACTACGGTACTATTAAACTTACATAATGTTGGTTTATTTGATATAGGGTCTATGATTCTTGCGATGGGCATCTTCTATGGGGGACTTTCTCAAGTTATTGTGGGAATAATGGAATGGAAAAAAGGAAATACGTTTGGAACATTAGCATTTACATCATACGGGCTGTTCTGGCTCAGCCTTGTTGGAATATTGGTAATGCCGAAATTAGGAATTGCAAATCCATCTAGTCCAACTGAAATGGCATTTTATTTAGCAATGTGGGGTATTTTTACATTAGGAATGTTTTTTGGAACATTTAAAGCAAATCGGGCATTACAATTCGTATTTGGGAGTCTTACATTATTATTCTTCCTGCTTGCAGCAGGGGACATTACAGGCAGTTCACAGATAACAACTATTGCTGGAGTAGTGGGCATAATATGTGGTTCTTCTGCAATATATACGGGATTTGCAGAAGTTTTAAATGAAACCTATAAAAAAACAGTTTTGCCATTATTTTCCGTAAAATAA